A genomic segment from Triticum dicoccoides isolate Atlit2015 ecotype Zavitan chromosome 1A, WEW_v2.0, whole genome shotgun sequence encodes:
- the LOC119362250 gene encoding F-box protein DOR-like: MALHKKATAAKLTDDLVVDILSRLTYKSFCRCKCAYKAWSAFSSDPDYSKKLPKKVTTGLLYQGHNKSAIPLVSLCPDDGEIDGILADVPHYEHLEFLDCCNGLVLCKYRSSYTSTNVCRFVVCNPATREWRILPDTHPGTDDPRYVTILAFDPSWSPQFYIFNFHLKHVHGLILGTSKLEIFRFESSTWLEDDTLDRDISISGRTHLFVNEMLYVTVGYEVLMFEGLEAMNDGIPPYHQIISLPPEASDLSTFTNGCFGKSSGILHYAMPHVNGRSIVVWTLDDLAHHLWTWTEMCHLSMTDAFGKDEFIYYDNGGDGGDDKWFWNCDYRIVDLDLERELVFLSDQKAKKLLSYNISTGKLNEIQDVLMWHQYYVYVPCYSELPAQEPSVD, translated from the coding sequence ATGGCCCTTCACAAGAAGGCCACTGCTGCTAAATTAACTGATGATCTAGTGGTTGATATCCTCTCCCGGCTGACGTACAAGTCATTTTGCCGCTGCAAGTGTGCCTATAAGGCCTGGTCTGCCTTTTCCTCTGATCCAGACTACAGCAAGAAGCTGCCCAAAAAAGTAACCACTGGACTTCTGTACCAAGGTCACAATAAGTCTGCTATCCCGCTTGTTAGCCTGTGCCCAGATGATGGTGAAATCGATGGCATTCTTGCTGATGTGCCACACTATGAGCATTTAGAGTTCCTCGACTGCTGCAATGGTTTAGTCCTTTGTAAGTATAGGAGCAGCTATACTTCTACAAACGTTTGCCGCTTCGTTGTGTGCAACCCAGCAACACGAGAGTGGAGGATACTTCCTGATACACATCCTGGGACAGATGACCCTCGTTATGTAACTATTTTGGCGTTTGATCCATCATGGTCACCGCAGTTCTACATCTTCAATTTTCATCTGAAACATGTCCATGGTTTGATACTTGGTACCAGCAAACTTGAGATATTCCGGTTTGAAAGTTCCACGTGGCTTGAGGATGATACCTTGGACCGAGATATAAGTATTTCTGGGCGAACACACTTATTTGTTAATGAAATGTTGTATGTGACTGTTGGATATGAAGTTTTGATGTTCGAAGGCCTGGAGGCAATGAATGATGGCATACCGCCCTATCATCAGATCATAAGTTTGCCGCCTGAAGCTTCAGACCTGAGCACTTTTACCAATGGTTGCTTTGGCAAATCTTCAGGGATCTTACACTATGCAATGCCGCATGTGAATGGTCGCTCGATTGTTGTTTGGACATTGGATGATTTGGCTCATCATTTATGGACTTGGACTGAGATGTGTCATCTTAGTATGACAGATGCGTTTGGAAAGGATGAGTTTATTTACTATGACAATGGTGGCGATGGTGGTGATGATAAATGGTTTTGGAACTGTGATTATCGGATTGTCGACCTCGACTTGGAGAGAGAGCTTGTTTTTCTCTCTGACCAGAAGGCAAAGAAGCTACTTTCATACAATATCAGCACGGGGAAACTCAACGAGATACAAGATGTCCTTATGTGGCATCAGTACTACGTCTATGTACCATGCTACTCAGAGCTTCCAGCCCAAGAACCTTCTGTTGACTGA